One candidate division WOR-3 bacterium genomic region harbors:
- the sppA gene encoding signal peptide peptidase SppA produces the protein MQTKHIVAIAVVIAVIIVGVMIGIGMRGPISGGSVGVVEIDNIIYTPKYIVSDLNDFGDDPSIKAIILRINSPGGVVAASQEIYDAVKRQQEKKPVIASMESVAASGAYYIALPSDIIVANPGTVTGSIGVIMEWPVLEKLLQKLGIEFEVIKSREHKDMGSSHRRLNEKERKLMQDVVTDVHEQFVRVTSEHRNIPIDSVIKYADGRVFTGNQAKALGFVDTLGSFDFAVELAGNLVNIEEPHLVYPARRLSLVDLFVKPMEQLTIPKLYFLWR, from the coding sequence TAGTGATAGCGGTGATCATTGTCGGTGTCATGATCGGCATTGGAATGCGGGGTCCGATATCTGGGGGGAGCGTCGGCGTCGTTGAGATCGACAACATCATCTATACACCGAAATACATCGTCAGTGATCTGAATGATTTTGGCGATGACCCTTCGATAAAGGCGATTATTCTCAGAATAAACTCACCTGGCGGCGTCGTTGCCGCTTCACAGGAAATCTATGATGCGGTGAAACGCCAACAAGAAAAGAAACCAGTAATCGCATCAATGGAATCGGTTGCAGCTTCAGGTGCTTATTATATCGCACTGCCAAGCGATATCATCGTCGCCAATCCCGGCACAGTAACCGGATCGATCGGCGTGATCATGGAATGGCCAGTCCTGGAAAAACTCCTGCAGAAATTGGGTATCGAATTTGAAGTAATCAAATCAAGGGAACACAAAGACATGGGATCGTCCCACCGGAGGTTGAACGAAAAAGAGCGAAAGTTGATGCAGGATGTGGTCACGGATGTCCACGAGCAGTTCGTAAGGGTAACATCTGAGCACCGTAATATACCGATTGACAGCGTTATCAAGTATGCGGACGGCAGGGTATTCACGGGAAACCAGGCAAAAGCACTTGGATTTGTCGATACGCTTGGTTCATTTGATTTTGCCGTCGAGCTTGCAGGAAATCTCGTGAACATCGAGGAGCCCCATCTGGTCTACCCGGCAAGGCGGCTGAGCCTTGTCGATCTCTTCGTCAAACCAATGGAGCAACTCACGATACCGAAATTGTATTTCCTGTGGCGCTGA